The following are from one region of the Alicyclobacillus fastidiosus genome:
- a CDS encoding DUF512 domain-containing protein, which produces MPKIKEVKPGSLAEELDLQPGDELVSINGTTINDIVDLQFALADETIDMEVKRVTGETWQIEVDKDYDEGLGVEWEHPTVDRVHLCHNKCVFCFVDQIPGQMRKTLNVRDDDYRLSFLHGNFVTLTNLKEGELERIVRLKMSPLNISVHATNPELRIRMVGNKKSGEILNQIAYLAENGIEMNTQIVLCPEWNDGEELDRTIRELAPFYPAVRTLSVVPVGLTKHRRGLHKLRGCTPEEAKTIVRQIRGWQDKLRPSLKSSFVHAADEFYVLADEPVPPSEYYDDFSQTENGVGVIRTFLDEMDEAFPRAPKELATPRRKVGVVTSVSAEKTIRESMARLNGVHGLHYEVFPIVNRFYGNNVSVAGLLTGTDIVQQLAGKVAHLDTILVPDIMLKDDDDLCLDDYRVEDIERALRTNITVVPATGTGLVYGTLGYTQTLPPRRRYEATLRSVARAQ; this is translated from the coding sequence ATGCCAAAAATTAAAGAAGTGAAGCCCGGCTCTTTGGCAGAGGAACTAGATCTGCAGCCTGGTGACGAACTAGTCAGCATAAATGGGACGACCATTAACGATATTGTGGACCTGCAATTTGCTCTGGCCGACGAGACCATCGACATGGAAGTCAAGCGTGTCACTGGCGAGACTTGGCAAATTGAAGTGGATAAGGACTATGACGAGGGACTCGGCGTCGAGTGGGAGCACCCGACGGTGGATAGGGTTCACTTATGTCACAACAAATGTGTCTTTTGTTTCGTCGACCAAATACCTGGCCAGATGCGCAAGACGCTTAACGTCCGCGACGACGACTACCGCCTGTCGTTTCTGCACGGCAATTTCGTTACGCTGACCAACTTGAAAGAGGGCGAGCTCGAGCGGATCGTCCGACTTAAGATGTCACCACTCAACATCTCCGTGCACGCGACGAATCCGGAATTGCGGATACGGATGGTAGGCAATAAGAAGTCTGGTGAAATTCTCAACCAAATTGCCTATTTAGCCGAGAATGGTATTGAGATGAATACGCAGATCGTCCTTTGTCCGGAATGGAACGACGGTGAGGAGCTCGATCGCACGATTCGGGAGTTGGCCCCGTTTTATCCGGCGGTTCGGACGCTGTCGGTCGTGCCGGTCGGGCTGACGAAGCACCGTCGTGGATTGCACAAACTGCGCGGCTGTACCCCGGAGGAAGCGAAGACCATCGTGCGCCAGATTCGCGGATGGCAGGACAAGTTGCGCCCAAGTCTCAAGTCCTCCTTCGTGCACGCGGCGGATGAGTTTTATGTGCTCGCTGATGAGCCTGTGCCGCCCAGTGAGTACTACGACGACTTTTCGCAGACAGAGAACGGCGTGGGCGTCATTCGCACGTTTTTGGATGAGATGGACGAGGCGTTTCCAAGGGCTCCGAAAGAGCTCGCGACGCCGCGACGGAAAGTCGGTGTGGTCACGAGTGTCTCCGCTGAGAAGACCATTCGCGAATCGATGGCGCGCCTGAATGGCGTGCACGGATTGCACTACGAAGTATTTCCGATCGTCAATCGATTTTACGGGAACAACGTGTCCGTCGCAGGATTGTTGACCGGGACGGACATCGTCCAGCAGCTAGCCGGTAAGGTCGCCCATCTCGACACGATTCTGGTGCCAGATATCATGTTGAAGGACGATGACGATCTATGTCTGGATGACTACCGCGTGGAGGACATCGAGCGCGCGCTGAGGACCAATATTACGGTCGTCCCGGCAACCGGCACAGGACTCGTGTACGGAACGTTAGGGTATACTCAGACTCTACCTCCACGTCGCCGCTACGAAGCGACGCTGCGATCGGTCGCACGGGCTCAATAA
- the der gene encoding ribosome biogenesis GTPase Der encodes MATPVVAIVGRANVGKSTLFNRIIGERLSIVEDVPGVTRDRLYSTGDWNGVTFHLIDTGGIEMDETDEMENLIRVQAQLAIDEADVILFLVDGKSGLTVQDEYVAEFLRRSKKPVVLGVNKLDHFSHHAQSYEFYSLGFGEPIPLSAEHGTGTGDVLDAIVDLAPKAEPEEVDEDAIRIAFIGRPNVGKSSLVNRLVGENRVMVSDVAGTTRDAIDTPLEFEGQKYVLVDTAGVRRRGKVYENIERYSVLRAMRAIERADVCFVVIDGKRGIAEQDKKVAGYALDAGCATAFLVNKWDIVDKDDKTAHRFEEEIRSHFPFMRWAPILFVSALTGQRVTKVLNIAKEIAENHVMRVQTSALNRVLADAQISVAPPSTKGRKLKLYYGTQASVKPPTFIIFVNDQELSHFSYERYLENQLRESFGFVGTPIRIRMRTRSQTSED; translated from the coding sequence ATGGCTACACCTGTCGTCGCGATTGTCGGTCGCGCAAACGTGGGGAAATCGACATTGTTTAATCGCATCATCGGGGAGCGTCTGTCTATTGTGGAGGACGTACCCGGTGTGACGCGGGATCGCTTGTATTCGACGGGCGACTGGAATGGCGTGACATTCCATTTGATCGATACGGGCGGCATCGAGATGGACGAGACGGACGAGATGGAAAACCTCATCCGCGTTCAAGCTCAACTCGCCATCGACGAGGCAGACGTCATTCTCTTCCTCGTCGATGGCAAGTCTGGTCTGACGGTGCAGGATGAGTACGTCGCCGAGTTTCTGCGGCGCTCGAAGAAGCCTGTGGTGTTGGGCGTGAACAAGCTCGATCACTTCTCGCACCATGCACAGAGTTATGAATTTTACTCGCTTGGCTTTGGCGAGCCGATCCCGCTGTCGGCCGAACACGGCACGGGGACGGGGGACGTACTCGACGCAATTGTCGATCTCGCCCCGAAAGCGGAGCCCGAAGAAGTCGACGAGGACGCTATTCGCATCGCCTTCATCGGCCGGCCCAACGTCGGGAAATCGAGTCTCGTCAACCGGCTAGTCGGTGAAAATCGCGTCATGGTTAGCGATGTTGCTGGCACAACGCGGGACGCTATTGATACCCCATTGGAATTTGAGGGGCAGAAGTACGTGCTCGTGGATACTGCAGGCGTCCGCCGCCGCGGTAAGGTTTATGAAAATATCGAACGCTATAGCGTTCTGCGGGCTATGCGCGCCATTGAGCGTGCGGATGTGTGTTTTGTGGTGATCGACGGCAAGCGCGGCATCGCTGAGCAGGATAAAAAGGTTGCCGGGTATGCATTGGATGCCGGCTGTGCCACCGCTTTTCTCGTCAACAAGTGGGATATAGTTGACAAAGACGATAAGACAGCGCATCGTTTTGAGGAGGAGATTCGCAGTCATTTTCCGTTTATGCGTTGGGCTCCGATTCTGTTCGTGTCGGCGTTGACTGGTCAGCGCGTGACCAAAGTTCTCAACATCGCGAAAGAAATCGCCGAAAACCACGTGATGCGGGTGCAAACGTCGGCGCTTAACCGGGTTCTGGCAGACGCGCAGATCTCCGTGGCGCCACCGTCTACCAAAGGGCGCAAGTTGAAGCTCTACTATGGCACGCAGGCTTCCGTGAAACCACCGACGTTTATCATCTTTGTCAACGATCAGGAGCTCTCTCACTTTTCTTATGAGCGATACCTCGAAAACCAGCTTCGAGAGTCGTTTGGATTTGTGGGGACGCCAATTCGGATCCGAATGCGAACTCGCTCTCAGACGTCTGAGGATTAA
- the plsY gene encoding glycerol-3-phosphate 1-O-acyltransferase PlsY, with the protein MGDENVIVLWSILGIVIAYLIGSISTSTIVVRLVSGKDIRHHGSGNAGATNTLRMLGTKWGIAVLIVDAVKGMIALWVVYGLAHANPVALALSAIAVVVGHNWPIFFGFRGGKGIATTIGVLLWMAPLMTIIAGILCLIVIALTRYVSLGSLILTILIPILLGVFTPSHESALWASIVLALLSIYRHRENVVRLLSGKERKLFDKTSDHF; encoded by the coding sequence ATGGGGGATGAAAACGTGATCGTATTGTGGAGTATCTTGGGCATCGTTATTGCCTATCTCATCGGATCGATTTCGACGTCGACGATCGTCGTTCGGCTCGTTTCCGGGAAAGACATCCGGCACCACGGGAGTGGGAACGCTGGAGCGACCAACACGCTGCGCATGTTGGGGACGAAGTGGGGCATCGCAGTCCTGATTGTGGACGCGGTGAAGGGCATGATCGCGTTGTGGGTCGTGTATGGACTGGCACATGCCAATCCTGTCGCCCTCGCACTCAGCGCCATCGCGGTTGTGGTCGGCCACAACTGGCCAATTTTTTTCGGCTTCCGCGGCGGGAAGGGTATTGCGACGACCATCGGGGTGCTGTTGTGGATGGCGCCTCTGATGACCATCATCGCAGGCATCCTATGTCTCATCGTCATTGCGCTCACGCGGTACGTCTCGCTTGGCTCTTTGATTTTGACCATTCTCATCCCAATTCTTCTTGGCGTTTTCACACCTTCGCACGAATCGGCCCTGTGGGCATCGATTGTGCTGGCCTTGCTGTCCATCTATCGCCATCGCGAGAACGTGGTTCGCTTACTGAGCGGAAAAGAACGTAAACTTTTCGACAAAACGAGTGATCACTTTTGA
- a CDS encoding NAD(P)H-dependent glycerol-3-phosphate dehydrogenase, translated as MKATVLGAGSWGTALANILSQNGHETVIWGRDSSVVRAIHSNHVNTHYLPDAVLSSTLSATDDLEAALAGADLVVLSVPSRALPELLQRALPYIPRQSLVAHAVKGFIRPDNGRVSEYISTMLPGADRRLAVVSGPSHAEEVVREVPTTVVVASKSQSTAEAVQDALMNAAFRVYTQADMVGVELGGTLKNIIALGVGLADGLGLGDNTKAALMTRGLAEMTRLGIALGASPLTFSGLAGIGDLIVTCTSSHSRNFRAGRLLATGLSLEETLAKIGMAVEGVGTTFAAAQLAAEVGVEMPITRALQQVLEGSCSPSEAVKSLMQRDKSHEMEDVGQSVIAQTWEFS; from the coding sequence TTGAAAGCAACCGTCTTAGGTGCTGGAAGTTGGGGAACTGCGCTAGCGAACATCTTGTCGCAAAATGGCCATGAGACGGTAATTTGGGGCCGCGACAGCAGTGTTGTTCGAGCCATTCATTCAAATCACGTGAATACGCACTACCTCCCAGATGCTGTACTGTCGTCCACGTTGTCTGCAACGGACGACCTGGAAGCCGCTCTGGCAGGTGCAGACTTAGTGGTCTTGTCTGTTCCGTCGCGTGCCTTGCCTGAATTACTGCAGAGGGCACTGCCCTACATTCCGAGGCAGTCGCTTGTCGCGCATGCGGTCAAGGGCTTTATCCGCCCAGACAACGGCAGGGTGAGTGAATACATATCTACGATGTTGCCTGGCGCCGACAGGCGACTTGCAGTCGTCTCCGGACCCTCGCACGCGGAAGAGGTCGTTCGTGAGGTTCCTACCACTGTCGTCGTGGCGAGTAAGAGTCAATCCACCGCTGAGGCCGTTCAGGACGCCTTGATGAATGCCGCCTTTCGGGTGTACACACAAGCGGACATGGTCGGCGTGGAACTGGGTGGTACGCTCAAGAACATCATTGCACTAGGCGTCGGATTAGCCGATGGTTTAGGGCTCGGCGACAACACGAAAGCCGCGCTGATGACACGAGGTCTGGCGGAGATGACGCGCCTTGGCATAGCGCTCGGGGCGTCCCCGTTGACCTTTTCAGGTCTCGCTGGGATTGGCGACTTAATCGTGACGTGCACGAGTTCGCACAGCCGGAACTTTCGCGCGGGACGCTTGCTGGCGACCGGTTTGTCGCTGGAGGAGACGCTCGCGAAGATCGGGATGGCCGTGGAAGGGGTTGGAACCACGTTCGCCGCAGCGCAGCTTGCCGCTGAGGTGGGTGTGGAAATGCCGATTACCCGTGCACTTCAGCAGGTACTTGAGGGATCCTGTTCACCGAGCGAGGCCGTGAAGAGCCTCATGCAGCGAGACAAGAGCCACGAGATGGAGGATGTCGGTCAATCCGTCATTGCACAGACGTGGGAGTTTAGCTGA
- the gcvH gene encoding glycine cleavage system protein GcvH gives MSNVPSTLKYSKEHEWVRVEGNRAYIGITDFAQDELGDIVYVELPEVGSQLTVNETFGTVESVKTVSDLFAPVSGKVVEVNSNLEDAPEQVNTSPYEDGWMVVVELQDENELNALLDSSQYQQHVNE, from the coding sequence ATGAGCAACGTTCCAAGTACTCTGAAATACTCCAAAGAACATGAGTGGGTGCGCGTAGAAGGAAATCGTGCTTACATCGGAATCACCGATTTCGCACAGGACGAGCTCGGCGATATCGTGTATGTGGAATTGCCAGAGGTGGGGTCGCAGCTGACGGTCAACGAGACGTTTGGCACGGTGGAATCCGTTAAGACGGTTTCCGATTTGTTTGCGCCTGTCAGTGGCAAGGTGGTCGAAGTGAACTCGAATCTCGAGGACGCACCGGAGCAAGTCAACACGAGTCCTTACGAGGACGGATGGATGGTCGTTGTAGAGTTGCAAGACGAGAATGAACTCAATGCGTTGTTGGACTCATCACAGTATCAGCAGCATGTGAATGAATAA
- the spoIVA gene encoding stage IV sporulation protein A, with translation MEKFDVFKDIAERTGGDIYLGVVGPVRTGKSTFIKKFMELIVLPNIKDESERVRATDELPQSAAGRTIMTTEPKFIPNQAVEVGVAEGLDVNIRIVDCVGYAVQGARGYEDETGPRMVTTPWFDEPVAFQEAAEIGTRKVIADHSTIGVVVTTDGSVAEIPREGYVEAEERVVEELKELGKPFVIIVNSVNPEHPRAQDLRDELMTKYDVPVIALSCATVTTHEINYVLREALYEFPVKEVNVNLPNWVMVLDDEHWLRQEFHNSVRDTIQDIRRIRDIDRIVAQFSDYEFVSNAGLSHMDMGQGVAVIDLDAPDELYDRVLTEVVGVQITGRDQLLRMMKEFTYAKHEYDKVSEALRMVKLTGYGIAPPALEEMTLDEPELIKQGSRFGVRLKATAPSIHMIRVDVESEFAPIVGTEKQSEELVRYLMQDFEKDPLKIWESDIFGKSLAAIVREGISAKLSLMPENAQFKLKETLQRIINEGSGGLIAIIL, from the coding sequence GTGGAAAAATTCGACGTCTTTAAGGACATTGCTGAGCGAACGGGGGGCGACATCTACCTCGGCGTGGTCGGCCCCGTGCGCACTGGCAAGTCGACCTTTATTAAAAAGTTTATGGAACTCATCGTGCTTCCTAACATTAAGGATGAGTCCGAACGGGTCCGCGCCACGGATGAGCTGCCGCAGAGCGCCGCAGGGCGCACGATTATGACGACGGAACCGAAGTTTATTCCGAATCAGGCTGTCGAAGTAGGGGTGGCAGAAGGACTCGACGTCAATATCCGGATTGTCGACTGCGTGGGATACGCAGTGCAAGGCGCACGGGGATACGAGGATGAAACCGGCCCTCGGATGGTGACAACGCCGTGGTTCGACGAGCCGGTGGCTTTTCAAGAGGCTGCGGAAATCGGCACACGAAAAGTCATCGCCGACCATTCTACGATTGGCGTTGTTGTCACGACGGACGGAAGTGTGGCAGAAATTCCACGCGAGGGATATGTCGAGGCTGAGGAGCGCGTAGTCGAAGAGTTAAAGGAGCTCGGTAAGCCATTCGTCATCATCGTCAACTCCGTGAACCCAGAACATCCTCGCGCTCAAGACCTGCGCGACGAACTCATGACCAAGTACGACGTGCCTGTGATCGCCCTGTCGTGCGCAACGGTCACGACGCATGAAATCAACTACGTGCTGCGGGAAGCCTTGTATGAGTTCCCAGTGAAGGAAGTCAACGTGAACCTCCCGAACTGGGTGATGGTGCTCGACGACGAGCATTGGCTCCGGCAGGAATTCCACAACTCAGTGCGAGACACCATCCAAGATATCCGCCGAATTCGCGACATTGACCGCATTGTGGCTCAGTTTTCCGATTACGAATTCGTGTCGAATGCGGGCTTATCGCATATGGATATGGGGCAAGGCGTCGCCGTCATCGACCTCGACGCGCCGGATGAATTGTACGATCGCGTTTTGACGGAGGTCGTGGGCGTTCAAATTACCGGCCGCGACCAGTTGCTTCGCATGATGAAGGAGTTCACTTACGCGAAGCACGAGTACGATAAGGTGTCAGAAGCACTGCGGATGGTGAAGCTGACTGGCTATGGCATTGCGCCGCCGGCACTCGAAGAGATGACGCTCGACGAGCCGGAATTGATTAAGCAGGGTTCACGCTTCGGCGTGAGGCTGAAGGCAACCGCACCTTCTATCCACATGATCCGCGTGGATGTAGAGAGCGAGTTCGCGCCAATCGTCGGCACGGAAAAGCAATCGGAGGAACTGGTTCGCTATCTGATGCAAGATTTCGAGAAGGATCCGCTGAAGATCTGGGAGAGCGACATCTTCGGGAAGTCGCTTGCGGCGATTGTCCGGGAGGGCATTTCCGCCAAACTGTCGCTCATGCCGGAGAACGCGCAATTCAAGCTCAAAGAAACCTTGCAGCGAATCATCAATGAGGGCAGTGGTGGGCTTATCGCCATTATCCTGTAA
- the mtrB gene encoding trp RNA-binding attenuation protein MtrB, with amino-acid sequence MADSPVLGDYFVIRALDNGVQVIGMTRGPETRFHHAEKLDKNEVMIAQFTEHTSAMKIRGKALLYTKHGLIRTDGANDEK; translated from the coding sequence GTGGCTGATTCACCTGTGTTAGGGGATTACTTTGTAATCCGTGCGCTGGATAATGGCGTGCAAGTGATTGGTATGACGCGTGGGCCCGAGACAAGGTTTCATCATGCGGAGAAATTGGACAAAAACGAAGTGATGATCGCCCAGTTTACAGAACACACGTCTGCAATGAAGATTCGTGGGAAAGCTTTACTGTATACAAAGCATGGCCTGATCCGGACCGATGGAGCCAACGACGAAAAGTAA
- a CDS encoding heptaprenyl diphosphate synthase component 1: MTDCKESLLRRVERLAQRHMQHEYLLTSQIRQSVSRFHFDVGYAILSAADVSDSEMEQVLTAVLILEQGLSIHDEVDSSPAEKQGLVVLAGDYDSSKYYFLLAQLSDSALMYALCDAVARVNEAKMTISVDGNRLSSQEYMRLMGIVQGQLLHALANHYLGETGFWKTHIESLVQAHIVQNELLARRAHHNFTIRQASEWLSDSMQRMGTMPSTALVGPLYNFLVEYFQPIQRTVEDLSWAEGNR; encoded by the coding sequence TTGACGGATTGCAAGGAGAGCTTATTGAGACGTGTGGAACGTCTGGCACAGAGACATATGCAGCACGAGTATTTGCTCACAAGCCAAATACGCCAATCCGTCAGTCGCTTTCATTTCGACGTCGGGTACGCGATTCTGTCTGCGGCAGATGTGTCCGACTCGGAGATGGAACAGGTGCTCACCGCTGTATTGATACTCGAGCAGGGGCTGTCGATTCACGACGAAGTGGACAGCTCACCTGCAGAAAAGCAAGGACTTGTTGTACTGGCTGGAGACTACGACAGTAGCAAGTACTATTTTCTACTGGCTCAGCTGAGTGACAGTGCGTTGATGTACGCGCTTTGTGATGCGGTGGCTCGGGTGAACGAGGCGAAAATGACGATTTCCGTCGACGGGAATCGATTATCATCGCAAGAGTACATGAGACTGATGGGAATCGTACAGGGCCAGTTGCTCCATGCGTTGGCCAATCACTATCTCGGCGAGACAGGTTTTTGGAAAACGCACATCGAGTCGCTCGTACAGGCTCATATCGTTCAGAACGAGCTGCTTGCACGGAGGGCACACCACAACTTTACGATCCGTCAAGCATCCGAATGGCTGTCCGACTCAATGCAGCGCATGGGGACCATGCCATCAACTGCTCTCGTCGGCCCCTTGTATAACTTTTTGGTGGAATACTTTCAGCCTATCCAACGGACGGTTGAGGATCTGAGTTGGGCGGAGGGGAATCGCTAA
- a CDS encoding demethylmenaquinone methyltransferase: MQGDKAEHVHEVFSKIARRYDVMNSVLSFQQHRLWRNFAMRQIPFRRDANILDVAAGTGAWTFAMAKRIGPEGHVTGLDFTEAMLEVAEERLHTCKERDRIDFVHGNAMDLPFADNRFDIATIGFALRNVPSVETCLREMLRVVKPGGMVVSLELSKPDSALFRSIYYFYFYKILPRIGSLVVKDDAPYAWLPESLIDFPNRHQLEQMFREVGMTSVKSYPLTFGIAALHIGYKALSE; the protein is encoded by the coding sequence ATGCAAGGTGACAAGGCCGAACACGTTCATGAAGTTTTTTCAAAAATCGCGCGCCGATACGATGTGATGAATTCCGTTTTGAGTTTTCAACAGCATCGTCTCTGGCGCAATTTTGCGATGCGGCAGATTCCGTTCCGCCGCGACGCCAACATCCTTGATGTCGCTGCGGGAACGGGCGCTTGGACGTTTGCGATGGCCAAGCGGATCGGGCCGGAGGGCCACGTGACAGGTCTCGATTTTACAGAGGCGATGTTGGAAGTCGCAGAGGAACGGTTACATACGTGTAAAGAGCGGGACAGAATCGATTTCGTTCACGGCAATGCCATGGATTTGCCGTTCGCCGACAATCGGTTTGATATTGCCACCATCGGGTTTGCTCTGCGGAATGTCCCCAGCGTGGAGACGTGTCTGCGCGAGATGCTTCGCGTCGTAAAACCCGGCGGGATGGTGGTCTCGTTGGAACTTTCAAAGCCTGATTCAGCTCTTTTTCGGAGCATCTACTATTTTTATTTCTACAAGATATTGCCTCGCATCGGGTCGCTTGTGGTTAAGGACGACGCCCCGTACGCTTGGCTGCCTGAGTCGTTGATCGACTTTCCAAATCGACATCAGCTTGAACAGATGTTCCGCGAGGTAGGCATGACGTCAGTGAAAAGTTATCCGCTGACCTTTGGCATCGCGGCACTGCACATTGGGTATAAGGCTTTGTCTGAATAG
- a CDS encoding polyprenyl synthetase family protein, with translation MTRLDFHSVYQSYRAQLDQVEFTLHDRATSHQMVLAKASNQLLDAGGKRLRPLFALICGTTHQVDRNTRDEVPKLAAALEMIHMATLVHDDVIDQAAVRRGRPTVRSEYGNLAAMYTGDFLFARAIQLLAEVDNSDVHREMSLGMVRLCQGEIEQIRDFYNWDQSIKTYLRRIERKTALLIALSCALGARVSAANARDVSALRLFGHYTGMAFQIIDDILDFVGNEHVVGKPVGGDLRQGNLTLPALVAAQQPSVGARLRKLIHKDMEQSDAAEAVSMVLETKGLPVARTLAERYLSKALGVLERVSDRRVREELAVLTRFVADRSF, from the coding sequence GTGACCCGGTTGGACTTTCATAGTGTTTATCAGAGCTATCGCGCTCAGCTGGATCAAGTCGAATTCACTTTGCACGACCGCGCGACGTCTCATCAGATGGTCCTGGCGAAGGCTTCAAACCAGCTATTGGACGCGGGTGGGAAACGACTTCGGCCGCTGTTTGCGCTCATCTGTGGGACGACTCATCAAGTCGATCGAAATACCCGCGACGAAGTCCCGAAACTCGCTGCGGCGCTCGAGATGATTCATATGGCTACACTCGTTCACGACGACGTCATCGACCAAGCGGCAGTTCGCCGCGGGCGTCCGACTGTACGCAGCGAGTACGGGAATTTAGCCGCCATGTACACTGGCGATTTTTTGTTTGCCCGGGCGATCCAGTTGCTGGCCGAAGTGGACAACTCCGACGTGCATCGCGAGATGTCGCTCGGGATGGTGCGATTGTGCCAAGGGGAAATCGAACAGATTCGCGATTTTTATAATTGGGACCAATCGATCAAGACGTACTTGCGCAGAATTGAGCGCAAGACGGCCCTGCTCATCGCCTTGAGCTGTGCGTTGGGGGCGCGCGTCAGCGCTGCAAACGCGCGAGATGTATCGGCGCTCAGGCTGTTTGGTCACTATACGGGCATGGCTTTTCAGATCATCGATGACATTTTGGATTTCGTCGGCAATGAGCACGTGGTAGGGAAACCTGTCGGCGGTGATTTACGGCAGGGTAATTTGACGCTTCCTGCTCTCGTCGCGGCGCAGCAGCCGAGCGTCGGGGCACGTCTGCGCAAACTGATTCACAAGGATATGGAGCAGTCGGACGCCGCAGAGGCTGTTTCCATGGTTTTGGAAACCAAAGGTCTGCCTGTGGCCCGTACCCTCGCAGAGCGTTACCTCAGTAAGGCACTCGGTGTGTTGGAGCGCGTGAGCGACCGCCGAGTTCGCGAGGAACTCGCGGTTTTGACGCGTTTTGTGGCGGATCGTTCGTTCTAA
- the ndk gene encoding nucleoside-diphosphate kinase, translating into MAVEKTFVMVKPDGVQRGLVGEIVNRFEKKGLKLVGAKLMQVPQALAEEHYAEHKERPFFKDLVSFITSSPVFAMVLEGDSAVSVARTLMGKTNPAESAPGTIRGDFGLTIGMNIIHGSDSTESAAREIKLWFNDESVAYDRAVDVWLA; encoded by the coding sequence GTGGCAGTCGAAAAGACGTTTGTGATGGTAAAACCCGACGGAGTACAACGTGGTTTAGTTGGGGAAATCGTAAATCGATTTGAGAAAAAGGGGCTCAAGCTCGTTGGGGCGAAGCTGATGCAAGTTCCGCAGGCTCTGGCTGAAGAACATTACGCTGAGCACAAGGAACGTCCGTTTTTCAAAGACCTCGTGTCTTTCATCACCTCTTCACCAGTGTTCGCCATGGTGCTCGAAGGCGACAGCGCGGTTAGCGTCGCTCGCACGTTGATGGGCAAAACCAATCCGGCAGAGTCCGCTCCTGGGACGATTCGCGGCGATTTTGGCCTGACCATTGGCATGAACATCATTCACGGTTCCGACTCCACTGAGAGCGCAGCTCGTGAAATCAAGCTGTGGTTCAACGACGAATCCGTCGCTTACGACCGGGCAGTTGACGTCTGGCTCGCGTAA
- a CDS encoding patatin-like phospholipase family protein: MSLQRSNRPKLGLALSGGTLKAAAHIGVLSAFEKLGIQPDVVAGTSAGSLVSVLYAHGYRDDQFRQLLRTFPGLRLFDYGFPVWSSLYSWTISHLRQRTARTSTIPAIPTGLMRGQKLTRYVERLIEHRQVQIPFYIVATDLVSGKPIVFASDHARPSDAYVQLKDVARAVTGSCALPGIFSPVALDEYILVDGAMRHYIPVSVLKDAGCDKIIAVNLYRLPANYEPITLVDVLARSFDILLRESIDNDIAPGPELYVLEPDLSSVKWRKFAQMADCVAIGQQLVLERRMELQAFLRSRP, translated from the coding sequence ATGTCGTTACAACGCTCGAATCGGCCAAAGCTCGGCTTGGCGCTCAGCGGCGGCACGCTGAAGGCAGCCGCGCACATCGGGGTGCTCAGCGCTTTCGAAAAACTTGGCATTCAGCCGGACGTCGTGGCCGGAACCAGCGCCGGATCGCTCGTCTCCGTCCTGTACGCGCACGGCTATCGAGATGACCAATTTCGCCAGCTCCTGCGGACGTTCCCCGGATTGCGTCTATTTGATTACGGATTCCCCGTATGGTCCTCGCTGTACTCGTGGACGATCAGCCACCTACGGCAGCGAACAGCGAGAACTTCCACCATTCCCGCGATACCGACAGGACTCATGCGAGGACAAAAACTCACCCGCTACGTCGAGCGCCTAATCGAGCATCGGCAGGTCCAGATTCCATTCTACATCGTGGCTACTGATTTGGTCAGTGGCAAGCCAATCGTTTTCGCGAGTGACCACGCGAGGCCGTCGGATGCGTATGTTCAGCTCAAGGACGTCGCCCGTGCTGTCACAGGCAGTTGTGCACTGCCGGGCATCTTTTCACCCGTGGCCCTGGACGAGTACATCCTCGTCGACGGTGCCATGCGCCATTATATACCCGTGTCTGTGCTCAAGGACGCAGGGTGCGACAAGATCATTGCTGTCAACCTCTATCGCCTACCCGCGAACTACGAGCCCATCACACTGGTGGATGTACTGGCGAGATCGTTTGATATCCTGCTTCGCGAGTCCATCGACAACGACATCGCACCTGGTCCGGAACTCTATGTGCTGGAGCCTGATCTCAGCAGCGTTAAGTGGAGGAAATTTGCCCAGATGGCCGATTGCGTCGCAATTGGGCAACAGTTGGTTCTCGAGCGACGCATGGAACTGCAGGCGTTTTTGCGGAGTCGACCATAA